Within Eremothecium cymbalariae DBVPG#7215 chromosome 3, complete sequence, the genomic segment TAGAATCTCTGCGCTGTTATTAACCACTTCGACTTCGGGTCTGTTGTGGCGTTCAATATCCTGAGATGAAAAGTTTGAGAGGTTTAGAGCTGCCTGGAGAGAGTAGCGAACAGCATTCAGGTATGGGCGCAGCGATTGAGACATGATAGGCTTTGTGATGTATGCTTTGTGTGCGTATTTTGGTGTCGTGCTTGCCAGAGGGGTTTGAGGGAAGATTCAGTGCCCCTTTTACATGGGGCCATTGATTTTGATGCGGGTAACGTAATTGTCTAAAAACCGGGTAACCATCTGACATTATAAACTGAAAAGTTGAGATGCttcattaaaataaatacaaTTCGTGATTTACCATGGTTTAGCGGGATATAGTAACAGGTATGGAGAAGTAACAGAACTGCTCGTAAGGGTACTAATGACCGATTGGAAGGAAACTATTGACCCTGAGGGTCGAGTGTATTACTATAATTCTAAAGGGGAGACGACATGGCATAAGCCTAAAGAGATGGAGGTGGTTCTCGATGCAATACTGCTGAAGCAAGGCTGGAAAGTGGCCTCTACAGAGGACGGTAAAGTGTATTACTACAATAAAAATACCAATGAGAGTACGTGGGAACTTCCAGTAGTTAGagaggagaagaaggatgaaGGTGGGGAGAAGAATGAAGAGGGGAAGGAGAAAAGGAAGGTTGAAAAGAACGAAGAGGCAGCTGAAAAGGAGGAAACGAATGCTCAAATTGATCTACTTTTGAACACGAAGGACAAATATAACAATCAATCGAAGGTATTAAACGTGAAGGTGGAGAATAGTCTTCAGGCGGCGGAGAAATTTTTTCTGCAGATGTTGAAAGATCATCAAGTGGATTCTACGTGGTCATTTAATGGGATTATCTCAGAGTTGAGTTGCAAGGATCCACGGTATTGGTGTGTTGATGACGATCCACTTTGGAAGCAGAGCATGtttgagaaatatttgactACTAGAACGCAGGATCAGTTGCTTAAGGAACATGCTGCAGTCAGTAAATTTAAGGACGCGTTTGTGAGTATGCTGAAAGGAAgaaaagatatttattaCTATACAAGGTGGCAGACTGCAAGACGACTAATTGCAAATGAACCGATATACAAGCATTCGGTGGTAAGTGAAAAGATTAAGAAAcaaacttttgaagagtATTTAGGACAGCTTCTGAATGATTATAAATCTAGTCACGAAAAGACACGGGGGTTAGCACTACAAGAGTTAAGACAATATTTGCAGACGATTATAACCGATAAATCTTCCATTATCACTTGGGCAGAGTTAGAAAAACAGTACTTATTCACCAATTCAAGGTTTCTGGCCAACAAGCACTTTGAAGCTTTAGAGAAGGTAGATATCTTAAAAGAATACATTGATCTAGTGATTAAGTATACTTCTGATTATGATAAAGAAATAGAGCTGCTATCCCAGTCTAATTATACAGATGACAGAATTGCTCGAGACAACTTCAAGGAACTGTTACAAGAGCATAAGCCCAAAATTCGATGTACCACTAAATGGAACAATATATATCCAATAATCAAGAATGATCAAAGATTCCTAAATATGCTTGGTCGAAATGGTTCCAATGCGCTGGATTTGTTTCTTGATCAGGTGGATGAGCATAGGCTGACCATTAATGCACAATGTTCGATTGCCCAACAGATACTGATTGACGAGCAATTCCAGTGGGACGAAGAAGATCCGGTGGCGGAAAAACCTAGGCTCCTCGCTTTAATTAAAGACAAGGACCAGTTTAAGCAGGTTGATGAACTTGATCTAAATATCATTGTTGATGAGCTCGCTAAGGCCCGTcaacaaaaacttgaagaagagCGCCAGCGCTTACAGAGACTAAAAGAACAAAGGAAACAGTACTTTGCCCTAATGCTTCAGAGGGTGTTTCACCAACTCCAACAGTTACCCGCGACTTGGGAAGAAGCCAAAGAACACGTACGATCCTTCCCAGAGTACCAGGCTatggaagatgatgaagctACTATGAGTCAAGTTTTTATAGATGTTAGCAATGACTTCACATTGTTGCCTGCCGGAATCAGAACATCAAAAGGTACTAGGAAAAGACCTCTTGCTTCGACATTAGAGTTGGACTACTGATGTAAttctaatatatattatatagaggtttttaaaatctttcTGTATCTACATCATTCATTACTTAGCAGCGAACTAATTCCCAGTATCGCCATCAAAGCAAACTTTGCATACTTGTTCTCACTCACTAATATGGTGACGTAACCTAATTTGGGTAAATACCCCTTCACTGTACCAACTATATCCTTGTCTTTTTGTAAGTAAACCTGCCTTTTCGAATATAAGGAGATATCGTCTGCAACATTATTATCACCCTTGGTCAATAATAATTGTTTCCCGGTGGCCTCATTACGATGTTCACGCACTACCCTATGAACAATTGGAATGCTCTTGTCGTCTACTTCATATACAACAATGTCACCAACCCTATTATATACGTTTCGATTCCACAGAAATAAGATATCACCTCTTTGGAATGCAGGTTCCATAGATCCAGATAATACCACGACAATTGGGGAGTGTGAATTTGTGAAAATGGATAGACCTTTCCAAAACATAAATGCACTAGCTAACATGAAACATagattcaaaaatttcGTCAATTGTAGCCTTAAATTCATTGTTTATCTTCGCTATAGCTCTCTCTTCAGCTTTATATTACATGTAAGGAAGGATAGTTTATCTTGTTTTAGGTCTCATGATCCGAATTAAATTAGTGtctttttttcctttgGTCGTGAAGGCAGATCACTGAATTTCTCCTCTGGGTAATGAAGAGAacattgatgatgaagtaATTCGTTGCTTACAAATGAATTATACATTCCAGTTAGTTGTACCATTGCTATATAAGAAGGGGGGTTTTGGTTGTAAGCTTGGGTTTCATTGAAGTTCTTCTACAGAACAATTGAgattatatttgtttgttaAAATAATCCTCAACAACATGGCTAAGAAGATTGCTGTAATTGGTGCGAGAGGAGGCGTTGGACGGTTAATtatgaagaaattggttGAATCAGATGATTTTACTCCCTTTCCATTTGTTAGAAAAAGGGAGCAGCTTGAAGAACTGGAGAAAGAATGTGGTGTTAAAGGAACTTGTAAGAACATTGAAGACTCTAGTGTGGAGGAAATTGCTGAGCTGATTAAGGGTTGTGATGCGCTAGTTTTCACTGCTGGTCAGGGAGGTAAAGGACCCGTGGAACGTATATTTAGTGTTGATTTGGATGGTGCTATAAAGGCAACCGAGGCGTGCGAGATGGCTGGAGTCAAGCAGCTCGTCATAGTTTCAGCATTGGGGACTGATAATAGGAAGTTGTGGGAGGAAACTGGCCTAAGGTATTATTTCATTGCAAAAAAGAGCGCTGATGTGAGCTTGGAGACTTCGACTCTAGACTACACCATTCTGCAGCCTGGAGCATTGTTATCGGGTGAGAAGGGTACCGGTCTGTATACTTTACCtgatgaagttgaaagCAAGGCTGCTATCCATTACGCTGTTGAGAGGGAAGacgttgctgctgcaattTTTTACTCGTTGTCGCACCCTCAAGCTGTCAAGCGCAAGAGAATCCCACTGGTTAACGGGGACAGATCAATCTCGGAGCTCATTGCAGCATTATAATAACCATGTCACTTCGATTGGTTTTTTGCTaagtttgttttataatttAAGTCGTTTTCTCACAAACTAATGTAAGCTTATTATGAACAACCGTCCGTGATTTGGATTATGTAAACATCGGTTATATATCGACCGTTATACAACTTTCTGAAAAGCATTTTTGTCTATACTTAATAAATCCAGTGAAAATCTTGAACTCTTTTAGAGCATTAGGGCTTTCTTTGCTTGCTacattaataaaatttacGATatcttgataatttttGGTCCAGTCAACCCAGGCCAAACCGTGCAACAAAGCATCAGATAAGTCATCAttcttatttttaataGATCCGGCTTTATATCGAATTGATTTTGTCTTCGTATCATCTAATCTAcgttcttcattatcaatGATTTCCAATGCTTTACAGAGGTTTAGCTTCTCACGGTTTCCACTataattttcaaacttCGCACGTATATCATCAGAGAGAGCCAACTTGTGGAACTGGGGCCCTTCGGGTACATACACTTGATCATATATTAGTGATCTCACTAGTGCAATCCTTAGTTTCTTAGAAAATGACAGTCCGCGCGTTTTCCCTTTGACTTCCTCATGCTCTAGAACGTCTGAGTCATCTGAAGCAACTGAACCAAATTTCTCTTCTGACCCTTTCGTAATAGGAACCAGCGAGCACCAATAGTCTACCATGGTCCTTGGATAGGAGGACTTCacaatatattttgatcCCTCTGTCACATTCCTGATCGCCAGCTTATTTAACAACCCTGCGTATAACATATGTTCAAGAATGTTAATCTTGAGGATAGGTTCTGCTATAGCACTAGACCCCATTGTTCGCGCTCTTTGCCTCTCGATGAAAAACGCATCTGAATTCTCTTGCGTAAGATGCTTCACTAATAAATTTACCAACTTCCCGGTGAACTCAGGTGAATTTGGTAGCGTACGAGAATATACCGGTGGTTTCATGTCTTTGTGTAGATCTGATAGTTTGATCTTATTCCAATTAATAAGAACTGGTATATCAGAATCCTTCTTCCATTGAAAAGTACAGTAAGCAAAATTTGACGTACCCATATCAATGGCAGTGATATTCACAGCATTCTTACTGTTCCTTATATCACTTATGGATTTAAGCACTGGAATTTGCCTTTCAAGCCCAAGCCTTATATCACTCTTGTTACCGGAACAACTGGAACCTAGAGCCACAGCAAGCTTTTTCAGAGTTCTGGCATCAGTCAATGCAGTATATTGTTGTAGAGTCTTGGCTACAGCTCCTTTCATCAAATTATAAATGTACTAGAGTCATCAGATATATTAATCCAACTAATAGCATCCCTCCTTTAACCATTAAGATCTAGCATAACATCaaaatgtttttgatttttttcGTAATCCATTTTGACggtaaaatatttaaaaagaaaaaattgGTGACACAGACGCCACGATAATAAACGTACTATTAGGCAACGACTGTCAGTTAGAATTTAATAAGTAGTTTTTGtagaatatattttggaagCCTTAGATATGGCAACCAGCATTTGACAGGAAAGATATCTACttaatacatatatgtatatgtatatgtatgtatgtacatatatatatatatacgcaTATATAATTCTATATTGGTCAGTTATGCAACATAATGAGCAGTTTAATAATCCAAGTGTCAGTGTTCTTTTGTTACCATATAACacaaaaaattttaaaaccaatatGGTTGGACAAAAAGATCAATgatataattttttttgattctaTATTTGCACGTAGTTAATTTCGTCGTCTTTTGTAATTCTTTAGCGACAAAGACTCCTAATCAATGAACAATAGTTATTTTGGCAT encodes:
- a CDS encoding uncharacterized protein (similar to Saccharomyces cerevisiae YMR090W), with product MAKKIAVIGARGGVGRLIMKKLVESDDFTPFPFVRKREQLEELEKECGVKGTCKNIEDSSVEEIAELIKGCDALVFTAGQGGKGPVERIFSVDLDGAIKATEACEMAGVKQLVIVSALGTDNRKLWEETGLRYYFIAKKSADVSLETSTLDYTILQPGALLSGEKGTGLYTLPDEVESKAAIHYAVEREDVAAAIFYSLSHPQAVKRKRIPLVNGDRSISELIAAL
- the SEC11 gene encoding signal peptidase complex catalytic subunit SEC11 (similar to Ashbya gossypii ADR158W), which codes for MNLRLQLTKFLNLCFMLASAFMFWKGLSIFTNSHSPIVVVLSGSMEPAFQRGDILFLWNRNVYNRVGDIVVYEVDDKSIPIVHRVVREHRNEATGKQLLLTKGDNNVADDISLYSKRQVYLQKDKDIVGTVKGYLPKLGYVTILVSENKYAKFALMAILGISSLLSNE
- the PRP40 gene encoding snoRNA-splicing protein PRP40 (similar to Ashbya gossypii ADR159C); amino-acid sequence: MTDWKETIDPEGRVYYYNSKGETTWHKPKEMEVVLDAILLKQGWKVASTEDGKVYYYNKNTNESTWELPVVREEKKDEGGEKNEEGKEKRKVEKNEEAAEKEETNAQIDLLLNTKDKYNNQSKVLNVKVENSLQAAEKFFLQMLKDHQVDSTWSFNGIISELSCKDPRYWCVDDDPLWKQSMFEKYLTTRTQDQLLKEHAAVSKFKDAFVSMLKGRKDIYYYTRWQTARRLIANEPIYKHSVVSEKIKKQTFEEYLGQLLNDYKSSHEKTRGLALQELRQYLQTIITDKSSIITWAELEKQYLFTNSRFLANKHFEALEKVDILKEYIDLVIKYTSDYDKEIELLSQSNYTDDRIARDNFKELLQEHKPKIRCTTKWNNIYPIIKNDQRFLNMLGRNGSNALDLFLDQVDEHRLTINAQCSIAQQILIDEQFQWDEEDPVAEKPRLLALIKDKDQFKQVDELDLNIIVDELAKARQQKLEEERQRLQRLKEQRKQYFALMLQRVFHQLQQLPATWEEAKEHVRSFPEYQAMEDDEATMSQVFIDVSNDFTLLPAGIRTSKGTRKRPLASTLELDY
- a CDS encoding cruciform cutting endonuclease (similar to Ashbya gossypii ADR157W); translated protein: MKGAVAKTLQQYTALTDARTLKKLAVALGSSCSGNKSDIRLGLERQIPVLKSISDIRNSKNAVNITAIDMGTSNFAYCTFQWKKDSDIPVLINWNKIKLSDLHKDMKPPVYSRTLPNSPEFTGKLVNLLVKHLTQENSDAFFIERQRARTMGSSAIAEPILKINILEHMLYAGLLNKLAIRNVTEGSKYIVKSSYPRTMVDYWCSLVPITKGSEEKFGSVASDDSDVLEHEEVKGKTRGLSFSKKLRIALVRSLIYDQVYVPEGPQFHKLALSDDIRAKFENYSGNREKLNLCKALEIIDNEERRLDDTKTKSIRYKAGSIKNKNDDLSDALLHGLAWVDWTKNYQDIVNFINVASKESPNALKEFKIFTGFIKYRQKCFSESCITVDI